One Drosophila kikkawai strain 14028-0561.14 chromosome 3L, DkikHiC1v2, whole genome shotgun sequence genomic window carries:
- the syd gene encoding JNK-interacting protein 3 isoform X4 has translation MMDNDDTLLNNGGPQSGAETVYGTEDNNMVMSEKVQQLAGSIYQEFERMINRYDEDVVKNLMPLLVNVLECLDASYRINQEQDVEVELLREDNEQLVTQYEREKSARKQSEQKLLEAEDLAEQENKELATRLESVESIVRMLELKHKNSLEHASRLEEREADLKKEYNKLHERYTELFKNHVDYMERTKMLMGSTHSQMSTASDRMEVSRARLNPVARSSGPVSYGFASLENSVMLDTETICSVGSQSDDSGPPSLQNELDSLAAGTVERGAATDALQQQHQATSPQSPDSSPIVPNVPANVGRSTTKKEQRSDNNLYQELSFQDNEESEENEIVTGSWVHPGEYASSGMGKEVENLIMENNELLATKNALNIVKDDLIVKVDELTGEVEIVREELNAMQQSRTKLRQRISELEDELKKAKEQVKQQNTEQEENDVPLAQRKRFTRVEMAMVLMERNQYKERLMELQEAVRLTEILRASRTVDNLDKKSKQSIWKYFSNLFTPSNRPTERVADGLGGGPMFRHTGGGSPAHSHGSPSRGSGSGDNRLALTSGQPPVHPASAGLANALIMPKDYAEEGSSERISARRREQYRQLRAHVQKEDGRLHAYGWSLPINKASQEANPSRHSGGVPVPVYCNPLAEASPHMKVFCAAGVNLHGGFTKDGQSLIPASSPYAPKSTLKITEITSPTAEQSVEALDRQMARASLETLEPETQLSSFVWICTSTHAASTVSVVDANQSATVLDAFPICSSHLLCIASVQGAMESDYALLEQSEVVKAGEMLQRPGEGAELLGKVEFVRVKPKTEDEQNSNAKEDEEAKEATEKSNEQLPAVSAEEPLGNVEAIKIRQALPGAPQRLPNTEGGHPANNNNNSSSSLLFATKSLNPILGTKERDEPSMSSVGPTMWLGAQDGWLYVHSSVGRWHECLHRVLLPDAVLAIVHVESRVVVALANAQLAVFRRQTDGQWDLNSYHLVTLGDRNHSIRCLCVAGERIWAAHRNKIFIVDPVSLNIVHSLDAHPRKESQVRQMAATGAGVWVSIRLDSTLRLYNTHTFEHKQDVDIEPYVSKMLGTGKLGFSFVRITALMVSCNRLWIGTSNGVIISVPLAEVQQKTSSDPHGQMPLCCMANAQLSFHGHRDAVKFFVSVPMLQQPSMNGGLTFSNKRPDMLVMCGGEGYIDFRINDNDMENSIQLEPNQTIENRGDKSYLIVWHVSQR, from the exons ATGATGGACAACGACGATACCCTGCTCAACAATGGCGGGCCACAGTCCGGAGCGGAGACCGTCTACGGAACGGAGGACAACAACATGGTCATGTCTGAGaag GTCCAACAACTGGCGGGTAGCATTTATCAGGAGTTTGAGCGTATGATCAATCGGTACGATGAGGATGTGGTGAAGAACCTGATGCCATTGCTGGTGAACGTGCTGGAGTGCCTAGATGCCTCGTATCGCATCAATCAGGAGCAGGATGTGGAAGTGGAGCTGCTGCGCGAGGATAACGAGCAGCTGGTGACACAATATGAGCGGGAAAAGAGTGCCCGCAAACAGTCCGAACAGAAG CTATTGGAAGCCGAGGACCTGGCTGAGCAGGAGAACAAGGAGCTAGCCACACGCCTAGAATCGGTGGAGAGCATTGTCCGAATGCTAGAACTGAAGCACAAGAATAGCCTAGAGCATGCCAGTCGCCTGGAAGAGCGGGAAGCGGATCTCAAGAAG GAGTACAACAAGCTGCACGAACGTTATACGGAGCTGTTTAAGAACCATGTGGACTATATGGAACGCACCAAAATGCTGATGGGTTCCACGCACTCCCAAATGAGTACCGCCTCCGACCGCATGGAGGTGAGCCGGGCCAGACTCAATCCCGTGGCTCGCAGCTCGGGACCCGTTTCCTATGGCTTTGCCTCGCTGGAAAACTCGGTGATGCTGGATACAGAGACCATTTGCAGCGTGGGCAGCCAGTCGGATGACTCGGGACCTCCTTCGCTGCAGAATGAGCTTGATAGCCTGGCCGCTGGAACGGTGGAACGTGGAGCTGCCACTGatgcgctgcagcagcagcatcaggccACCTCGCCCCAAAGCCCCGACAGCAGTCCAATTGTGCCAAATGTGCCCGCAAATG TTGGTCGTTCGACCACCAAAAAGGAGCAGCGCTCGGATAACAATCTTTACCAAGAGCTGTCCTTCCAGGACAACGAGGAGAGCGAAGAGAATGAGATAGTCACAG GCAGCTGGGTACATCCCGGAGAGTATGCATCCTCAG GCATGGGCAAAGAAGTGGAAAATCTCATTATGGAAAACAATGAGCTGCTGGCCACCAA AAATGCACTCAATATTGTCAAGGACGATTTGATTGTCAAAGTGGATGAACTCACCGGAGAGGTGGAAATTGTGCGTGAGGAGCTCAATGCCATGCAGCAGTCGAGGACAAAATTGAGGCAGCGCATCAGCGAGCTGGAAGATGAGCTGAAGAAGGCCAAGGAGCAGGTCAAGCAGCAAA ACACTGAGCAAGAGGAAAACGATGTGCCGCTGGCTCAGCGCAAGAGATTCACCCGAGTGGAGATGGCCATGGTGCTAATGGAGCGCAATCAGTACAAGGAGCGACTCATGGAGCTGCAAGAGGCAGTGCGTCTCACGGAAATACTTCGCGCCTCCCGAACTGTGGATAATTTAGACAAGAAGTCGAAGCAGAGCATTTGGAAGTACTTTAGCAATCTTTTTAC CCCCTCCAACCGCCCAACGGAACGCGTTGCGGACGGTCTCGGAGGGGGGCCGATGTTTCGTCACACCGGCGGAGGAAGCCCTGCCCACAGCCATGGATCCCCTAGCCGAGGAAGTGGAAGTGGCGACAATCGCCTGGCCCTAACCAGCGGCCAGCCGCCCGTTCATCCAGCCAGCGCTGGTCTGGCCAATGCCCTCATCATGCCCAAGGACTATGCCGAGGAGGGCAGCTCGGAGCGGATAAGTGCCAGGAGAAGGGAACAATACCGTCAGCTGCGTGCCCATGTCCAAAAGGAGGATGGCCGCCTGCATGCCTACGGCTGGAGTTTGCCCATCAACAAGGCCAGCCAGGAGGCGAATCCCAGCCGGCATTCGGGCGGTGTCCCAGTGCCCGTCTACTGTAATCCCTTGGCGGAAGCCTCGCCCCACATGAAGGTGTTCTGTGCGGCAGGCGTGAATCTCCATGGCGGTTTCACCAAAGACGGCCAGTCGCTAATACCCGCTAGCTCACCGTATGCCCCCAAATCCACGCTCAAGATCACCGAGATCACCAGTCCCACGGCGGAGCAGAGTGTGGAGGCTCTTGACAGACAGATGGCGCGGGCCAGTCTGGAGACTTTGGAGCCGGAGACGCAGCTCAGCTCGTTCGTGTGGATATGCACGAGCACGCATGCGGCCAGTACGGTCAGTGTGGTGGATGCCAATCAGTCGGCCACCGTTCTGGATGCCTTTCCCATCTGCTCCTCGCATCTGCTGTGCATTGCCTCCGTCCAGGGTGCAATGGAGAGCGACTATGCGTTGCTGGAGCAGTCGGAGGTGGTCAAGGCGGGTGAGATGCTGCAGCGTCCCGGCGAGGGTGCCGAGCTGCTTGGCAAGGTGGAGTTTGTGCGGGTCAAACCCAAGACGGAGGATGAACAAAACAGCAATGCcaaggaggatgaggaggccAAGGAGGCTACGGAGAAGTCTAATGAGCAGCTGCCGGCTGTCAGTGCCGAGGAGCCGCTGGGCAATGTGGAAGCCATCAAGATACGCCAGGCATTGCCAGGAGCTCCTCAGCGACTGCCCAACACCGAGGGCGGTCATCCAGcgaacaataacaacaacagcagcagcagccttctGTTTGCCACCAAATCCCTGAATCCCATCCTGGGCACCAAGGAACGCGATGAGCCTTCGATGAGTTCCGTGGGTCCAACCATGTGGCTGGGCGCTCAGGATGGCTGGCTGTATGTGCACAGCAGCGTGGGCAGGTGGCACGAGTGCCTGCATCGGGTTCTCCTGCCGGACGCTGTTCTGGCGATTGTCCATGTTGAGTCGAGGGTGGTTGTGGCCCTGGCCAATGCCCAGCTGGCCGTGTTCCGCCGCCAGACAGACGGCCAATGGGATCTGAATAGCTATCACCTGGTGACGCTCGGTGATCGCAACCATTCGATACGTTGCCTCTGTGTGGCCGGCGAACGCATTTGGGCGGCTCACCGCAACAAGATCTTCATCGTTGACCCCGTATCGCTCAATATTGTGCACTCGCTGGACGCGCATCCGCGCAAGGAGAGCCAGGTGCGACAAATGGCTGCCACGGGAGCAGGTGTATGGGTTTCTATCAG ACTGGACTCCACGCTGCGGCTGTACAACACGCACACGTTCGAGCACAAGCAGGACGTGGACATTGAACCCTATGTGTCCAAGATGCTGGGCACTGGCAAGCTGGGCTTCAGCTTTGTCCGCATCACCGCCCTGATGGTGTCCTGCAACAGGCTGTGGATCGGCACCAGCAATGGCGTCATCATTTCAGTGCCACTGGCCGAGGTCCAACAGAAGACGTCAT CTGATCCCCATGGCCAGATGCCGCTGTGTTGCATGGCCAACGCTCAACTCTCCTTCCATGGCCACCGGGATGCGGTCAAGTTCTTTGTGTCTGTGCCGATGCTCCAGCAGCCCAGCATGAACGGCGGTTTGACCTTCAGCAACAAGCGTCCCGATATGCTGGTCATGTGCGGCGGCGAGGGCTACATTGATTTTCGCATAA ATGATAACGACATGGAGAACAGTATTCAACTGGAACCAAATCAAACGATCGAAAATCGAGGCGATAAGAGTTACTTGATTGTGTGGCATGTTAGTCAACGTTAA
- the syd gene encoding JNK-interacting protein 3 isoform X3, whose translation MMDNDDTLLNNGGPQSGAETVYGTEDNNMVMSEKVQQLAGSIYQEFERMINRYDEDVVKNLMPLLVNVLECLDASYRINQEQDVEVELLREDNEQLVTQYEREKSARKQSEQKLLEAEDLAEQENKELATRLESVESIVRMLELKHKNSLEHASRLEEREADLKKEYNKLHERYTELFKNHVDYMERTKMLMGSTHSQMSTASDRMEVSRARLNPVARSSGPVSYGFASLENSVMLDTETICSVGSQSDDSGPPSLQNELDSLAAGTVERGAATDALQQQHQATSPQSPDSSPIVPNVPANVGRSTTKKEQRSDNNLYQELSFQDNEESEENEIVTGSWVHPGEYASSANDNYFGMGKEVENLIMENNELLATKNALNIVKDDLIVKVDELTGEVEIVREELNAMQQSRTKLRQRISELEDELKKAKEQVKQQNTEQEENDVPLAQRKRFTRVEMAMVLMERNQYKERLMELQEAVRLTEILRASRTVDNLDKKSKQSIWKYFSNLFTPSNRPTERVADGLGGGPMFRHTGGGSPAHSHGSPSRGSGSGDNRLALTSGQPPVHPASAGLANALIMPKDYAEEGSSERISARRREQYRQLRAHVQKEDGRLHAYGWSLPINKASQEANPSRHSGGVPVPVYCNPLAEASPHMKVFCAAGVNLHGGFTKDGQSLIPASSPYAPKSTLKITEITSPTAEQSVEALDRQMARASLETLEPETQLSSFVWICTSTHAASTVSVVDANQSATVLDAFPICSSHLLCIASVQGAMESDYALLEQSEVVKAGEMLQRPGEGAELLGKVEFVRVKPKTEDEQNSNAKEDEEAKEATEKSNEQLPAVSAEEPLGNVEAIKIRQALPGAPQRLPNTEGGHPANNNNNSSSSLLFATKSLNPILGTKERDEPSMSSVGPTMWLGAQDGWLYVHSSVGRWHECLHRVLLPDAVLAIVHVESRVVVALANAQLAVFRRQTDGQWDLNSYHLVTLGDRNHSIRCLCVAGERIWAAHRNKIFIVDPVSLNIVHSLDAHPRKESQVRQMAATGAGVWVSIRLDSTLRLYNTHTFEHKQDVDIEPYVSKMLGTGKLGFSFVRITALMVSCNRLWIGTSNGVIISVPLAEVQQKTSSDPHGQMPLCCMANAQLSFHGHRDAVKFFVSVPMLQQPSMNGGLTFSNKRPDMLVMCGGEGYIDFRINDNDMENSIQLEPNQTIENRGDKSYLIVWHVSQR comes from the exons ATGATGGACAACGACGATACCCTGCTCAACAATGGCGGGCCACAGTCCGGAGCGGAGACCGTCTACGGAACGGAGGACAACAACATGGTCATGTCTGAGaag GTCCAACAACTGGCGGGTAGCATTTATCAGGAGTTTGAGCGTATGATCAATCGGTACGATGAGGATGTGGTGAAGAACCTGATGCCATTGCTGGTGAACGTGCTGGAGTGCCTAGATGCCTCGTATCGCATCAATCAGGAGCAGGATGTGGAAGTGGAGCTGCTGCGCGAGGATAACGAGCAGCTGGTGACACAATATGAGCGGGAAAAGAGTGCCCGCAAACAGTCCGAACAGAAG CTATTGGAAGCCGAGGACCTGGCTGAGCAGGAGAACAAGGAGCTAGCCACACGCCTAGAATCGGTGGAGAGCATTGTCCGAATGCTAGAACTGAAGCACAAGAATAGCCTAGAGCATGCCAGTCGCCTGGAAGAGCGGGAAGCGGATCTCAAGAAG GAGTACAACAAGCTGCACGAACGTTATACGGAGCTGTTTAAGAACCATGTGGACTATATGGAACGCACCAAAATGCTGATGGGTTCCACGCACTCCCAAATGAGTACCGCCTCCGACCGCATGGAGGTGAGCCGGGCCAGACTCAATCCCGTGGCTCGCAGCTCGGGACCCGTTTCCTATGGCTTTGCCTCGCTGGAAAACTCGGTGATGCTGGATACAGAGACCATTTGCAGCGTGGGCAGCCAGTCGGATGACTCGGGACCTCCTTCGCTGCAGAATGAGCTTGATAGCCTGGCCGCTGGAACGGTGGAACGTGGAGCTGCCACTGatgcgctgcagcagcagcatcaggccACCTCGCCCCAAAGCCCCGACAGCAGTCCAATTGTGCCAAATGTGCCCGCAAATG TTGGTCGTTCGACCACCAAAAAGGAGCAGCGCTCGGATAACAATCTTTACCAAGAGCTGTCCTTCCAGGACAACGAGGAGAGCGAAGAGAATGAGATAGTCACAG GCAGCTGGGTACATCCCGGAGAGTATGCATCCTCAG CTAACGACAACTATTTTG GCATGGGCAAAGAAGTGGAAAATCTCATTATGGAAAACAATGAGCTGCTGGCCACCAA AAATGCACTCAATATTGTCAAGGACGATTTGATTGTCAAAGTGGATGAACTCACCGGAGAGGTGGAAATTGTGCGTGAGGAGCTCAATGCCATGCAGCAGTCGAGGACAAAATTGAGGCAGCGCATCAGCGAGCTGGAAGATGAGCTGAAGAAGGCCAAGGAGCAGGTCAAGCAGCAAA ACACTGAGCAAGAGGAAAACGATGTGCCGCTGGCTCAGCGCAAGAGATTCACCCGAGTGGAGATGGCCATGGTGCTAATGGAGCGCAATCAGTACAAGGAGCGACTCATGGAGCTGCAAGAGGCAGTGCGTCTCACGGAAATACTTCGCGCCTCCCGAACTGTGGATAATTTAGACAAGAAGTCGAAGCAGAGCATTTGGAAGTACTTTAGCAATCTTTTTAC CCCCTCCAACCGCCCAACGGAACGCGTTGCGGACGGTCTCGGAGGGGGGCCGATGTTTCGTCACACCGGCGGAGGAAGCCCTGCCCACAGCCATGGATCCCCTAGCCGAGGAAGTGGAAGTGGCGACAATCGCCTGGCCCTAACCAGCGGCCAGCCGCCCGTTCATCCAGCCAGCGCTGGTCTGGCCAATGCCCTCATCATGCCCAAGGACTATGCCGAGGAGGGCAGCTCGGAGCGGATAAGTGCCAGGAGAAGGGAACAATACCGTCAGCTGCGTGCCCATGTCCAAAAGGAGGATGGCCGCCTGCATGCCTACGGCTGGAGTTTGCCCATCAACAAGGCCAGCCAGGAGGCGAATCCCAGCCGGCATTCGGGCGGTGTCCCAGTGCCCGTCTACTGTAATCCCTTGGCGGAAGCCTCGCCCCACATGAAGGTGTTCTGTGCGGCAGGCGTGAATCTCCATGGCGGTTTCACCAAAGACGGCCAGTCGCTAATACCCGCTAGCTCACCGTATGCCCCCAAATCCACGCTCAAGATCACCGAGATCACCAGTCCCACGGCGGAGCAGAGTGTGGAGGCTCTTGACAGACAGATGGCGCGGGCCAGTCTGGAGACTTTGGAGCCGGAGACGCAGCTCAGCTCGTTCGTGTGGATATGCACGAGCACGCATGCGGCCAGTACGGTCAGTGTGGTGGATGCCAATCAGTCGGCCACCGTTCTGGATGCCTTTCCCATCTGCTCCTCGCATCTGCTGTGCATTGCCTCCGTCCAGGGTGCAATGGAGAGCGACTATGCGTTGCTGGAGCAGTCGGAGGTGGTCAAGGCGGGTGAGATGCTGCAGCGTCCCGGCGAGGGTGCCGAGCTGCTTGGCAAGGTGGAGTTTGTGCGGGTCAAACCCAAGACGGAGGATGAACAAAACAGCAATGCcaaggaggatgaggaggccAAGGAGGCTACGGAGAAGTCTAATGAGCAGCTGCCGGCTGTCAGTGCCGAGGAGCCGCTGGGCAATGTGGAAGCCATCAAGATACGCCAGGCATTGCCAGGAGCTCCTCAGCGACTGCCCAACACCGAGGGCGGTCATCCAGcgaacaataacaacaacagcagcagcagccttctGTTTGCCACCAAATCCCTGAATCCCATCCTGGGCACCAAGGAACGCGATGAGCCTTCGATGAGTTCCGTGGGTCCAACCATGTGGCTGGGCGCTCAGGATGGCTGGCTGTATGTGCACAGCAGCGTGGGCAGGTGGCACGAGTGCCTGCATCGGGTTCTCCTGCCGGACGCTGTTCTGGCGATTGTCCATGTTGAGTCGAGGGTGGTTGTGGCCCTGGCCAATGCCCAGCTGGCCGTGTTCCGCCGCCAGACAGACGGCCAATGGGATCTGAATAGCTATCACCTGGTGACGCTCGGTGATCGCAACCATTCGATACGTTGCCTCTGTGTGGCCGGCGAACGCATTTGGGCGGCTCACCGCAACAAGATCTTCATCGTTGACCCCGTATCGCTCAATATTGTGCACTCGCTGGACGCGCATCCGCGCAAGGAGAGCCAGGTGCGACAAATGGCTGCCACGGGAGCAGGTGTATGGGTTTCTATCAG ACTGGACTCCACGCTGCGGCTGTACAACACGCACACGTTCGAGCACAAGCAGGACGTGGACATTGAACCCTATGTGTCCAAGATGCTGGGCACTGGCAAGCTGGGCTTCAGCTTTGTCCGCATCACCGCCCTGATGGTGTCCTGCAACAGGCTGTGGATCGGCACCAGCAATGGCGTCATCATTTCAGTGCCACTGGCCGAGGTCCAACAGAAGACGTCAT CTGATCCCCATGGCCAGATGCCGCTGTGTTGCATGGCCAACGCTCAACTCTCCTTCCATGGCCACCGGGATGCGGTCAAGTTCTTTGTGTCTGTGCCGATGCTCCAGCAGCCCAGCATGAACGGCGGTTTGACCTTCAGCAACAAGCGTCCCGATATGCTGGTCATGTGCGGCGGCGAGGGCTACATTGATTTTCGCATAA ATGATAACGACATGGAGAACAGTATTCAACTGGAACCAAATCAAACGATCGAAAATCGAGGCGATAAGAGTTACTTGATTGTGTGGCATGTTAGTCAACGTTAA
- the syd gene encoding JNK-interacting protein 3 isoform X6, whose amino-acid sequence MMDNDDTLLNNGGPQSGAETVYGTEDNNMVMSEKNEEVVSIVQQLAGSIYQEFERMINRYDEDVVKNLMPLLVNVLECLDASYRINQEQDVEVELLREDNEQLVTQYEREKSARKQSEQKLLEAEDLAEQENKELATRLESVESIVRMLELKHKNSLEHASRLEEREADLKKEYNKLHERYTELFKNHVDYMERTKMLMGSTHSQMSTASDRMEVSRARLNPVARSSGPVSYGFASLENSVMLDTETICSVGSQSDDSGPPSLQNELDSLAAGTVERGAATDALQQQHQATSPQSPDSSPIVPNVPANVGRSTTKKEQRSDNNLYQELSFQDNEESEENEIVTGSWVHPGEYASSANDNYFGMGKEVENLIMENNELLATKNALNIVKDDLIVKVDELTGEVEIVREELNAMQQSRTKLRQRISELEDELKKAKEQVKQQNTEQEENDVPLAQRKRFTRVEMAMVLMERNQYKERLMELQEAVRLTEILRASRTVDNLDKKSKQSIWKYFSNLFTPSNRPTERVADGLGGGPMFRHTGGGSPAHSHGSPSRGSGSGDNRLALTSGQPPVHPASAGLANALIMPKDYAEEGSSERISARRREQYRQLRAHVQKEDGRLHAYGWSLPINKASQEANPSRHSGGVPVPVYCNPLAEASPHMKVFCAAGVNLHGGFTKDGQSLIPASSPYAPKSTLKITEITSPTAEQSVEALDRQMARASLETLEPETQLSSFVWICTSTHAASTVSVVDANQSATVLDAFPICSSHLLCIASVQGAMESDYALLEQSEVVKAGEMLQRPGEGAELLGKVEFVRVKPKTEDEQNSNAKEDEEAKEATEKSNEQLPAVSAEEPLGNVEAIKIRQALPGAPQRLPNTEGGHPANNNNNSSSSLLFATKSLNPILGTKERDEPSMSSVGPTMWLGAQDGWLYVHSSVGRWHECLHRVLLPDAVLAIVHVESRVVVALANAQLAVFRRQTDGQWDLNSYHLVTLGDRNHSIRCLCVAGERIWAAHRNKIFIVDPVSLNIVHSLDAHPRKESQVRQMAATGAGVWVSIRLDSTLRLYNTHTFEHKQDVDIEPYVSKMLGTGKLGFSFVRITALMVSCNRLWIGTSNGVIISVPLAEVQQKTSSDPHGQMPLCCMANAQLSFHGHRDAVKFFVSVPMLQQPSMNGGLTFSNKRPDMLVMCGGEGYIDFRIRHDKFDASDNAAHLIVWKVDT is encoded by the exons ATGATGGACAACGACGATACCCTGCTCAACAATGGCGGGCCACAGTCCGGAGCGGAGACCGTCTACGGAACGGAGGACAACAACATGGTCATGTCTGAGaag AATGAAGAGGTTGTCAGCATC GTCCAACAACTGGCGGGTAGCATTTATCAGGAGTTTGAGCGTATGATCAATCGGTACGATGAGGATGTGGTGAAGAACCTGATGCCATTGCTGGTGAACGTGCTGGAGTGCCTAGATGCCTCGTATCGCATCAATCAGGAGCAGGATGTGGAAGTGGAGCTGCTGCGCGAGGATAACGAGCAGCTGGTGACACAATATGAGCGGGAAAAGAGTGCCCGCAAACAGTCCGAACAGAAG CTATTGGAAGCCGAGGACCTGGCTGAGCAGGAGAACAAGGAGCTAGCCACACGCCTAGAATCGGTGGAGAGCATTGTCCGAATGCTAGAACTGAAGCACAAGAATAGCCTAGAGCATGCCAGTCGCCTGGAAGAGCGGGAAGCGGATCTCAAGAAG GAGTACAACAAGCTGCACGAACGTTATACGGAGCTGTTTAAGAACCATGTGGACTATATGGAACGCACCAAAATGCTGATGGGTTCCACGCACTCCCAAATGAGTACCGCCTCCGACCGCATGGAGGTGAGCCGGGCCAGACTCAATCCCGTGGCTCGCAGCTCGGGACCCGTTTCCTATGGCTTTGCCTCGCTGGAAAACTCGGTGATGCTGGATACAGAGACCATTTGCAGCGTGGGCAGCCAGTCGGATGACTCGGGACCTCCTTCGCTGCAGAATGAGCTTGATAGCCTGGCCGCTGGAACGGTGGAACGTGGAGCTGCCACTGatgcgctgcagcagcagcatcaggccACCTCGCCCCAAAGCCCCGACAGCAGTCCAATTGTGCCAAATGTGCCCGCAAATG TTGGTCGTTCGACCACCAAAAAGGAGCAGCGCTCGGATAACAATCTTTACCAAGAGCTGTCCTTCCAGGACAACGAGGAGAGCGAAGAGAATGAGATAGTCACAG GCAGCTGGGTACATCCCGGAGAGTATGCATCCTCAG CTAACGACAACTATTTTG GCATGGGCAAAGAAGTGGAAAATCTCATTATGGAAAACAATGAGCTGCTGGCCACCAA AAATGCACTCAATATTGTCAAGGACGATTTGATTGTCAAAGTGGATGAACTCACCGGAGAGGTGGAAATTGTGCGTGAGGAGCTCAATGCCATGCAGCAGTCGAGGACAAAATTGAGGCAGCGCATCAGCGAGCTGGAAGATGAGCTGAAGAAGGCCAAGGAGCAGGTCAAGCAGCAAA ACACTGAGCAAGAGGAAAACGATGTGCCGCTGGCTCAGCGCAAGAGATTCACCCGAGTGGAGATGGCCATGGTGCTAATGGAGCGCAATCAGTACAAGGAGCGACTCATGGAGCTGCAAGAGGCAGTGCGTCTCACGGAAATACTTCGCGCCTCCCGAACTGTGGATAATTTAGACAAGAAGTCGAAGCAGAGCATTTGGAAGTACTTTAGCAATCTTTTTAC CCCCTCCAACCGCCCAACGGAACGCGTTGCGGACGGTCTCGGAGGGGGGCCGATGTTTCGTCACACCGGCGGAGGAAGCCCTGCCCACAGCCATGGATCCCCTAGCCGAGGAAGTGGAAGTGGCGACAATCGCCTGGCCCTAACCAGCGGCCAGCCGCCCGTTCATCCAGCCAGCGCTGGTCTGGCCAATGCCCTCATCATGCCCAAGGACTATGCCGAGGAGGGCAGCTCGGAGCGGATAAGTGCCAGGAGAAGGGAACAATACCGTCAGCTGCGTGCCCATGTCCAAAAGGAGGATGGCCGCCTGCATGCCTACGGCTGGAGTTTGCCCATCAACAAGGCCAGCCAGGAGGCGAATCCCAGCCGGCATTCGGGCGGTGTCCCAGTGCCCGTCTACTGTAATCCCTTGGCGGAAGCCTCGCCCCACATGAAGGTGTTCTGTGCGGCAGGCGTGAATCTCCATGGCGGTTTCACCAAAGACGGCCAGTCGCTAATACCCGCTAGCTCACCGTATGCCCCCAAATCCACGCTCAAGATCACCGAGATCACCAGTCCCACGGCGGAGCAGAGTGTGGAGGCTCTTGACAGACAGATGGCGCGGGCCAGTCTGGAGACTTTGGAGCCGGAGACGCAGCTCAGCTCGTTCGTGTGGATATGCACGAGCACGCATGCGGCCAGTACGGTCAGTGTGGTGGATGCCAATCAGTCGGCCACCGTTCTGGATGCCTTTCCCATCTGCTCCTCGCATCTGCTGTGCATTGCCTCCGTCCAGGGTGCAATGGAGAGCGACTATGCGTTGCTGGAGCAGTCGGAGGTGGTCAAGGCGGGTGAGATGCTGCAGCGTCCCGGCGAGGGTGCCGAGCTGCTTGGCAAGGTGGAGTTTGTGCGGGTCAAACCCAAGACGGAGGATGAACAAAACAGCAATGCcaaggaggatgaggaggccAAGGAGGCTACGGAGAAGTCTAATGAGCAGCTGCCGGCTGTCAGTGCCGAGGAGCCGCTGGGCAATGTGGAAGCCATCAAGATACGCCAGGCATTGCCAGGAGCTCCTCAGCGACTGCCCAACACCGAGGGCGGTCATCCAGcgaacaataacaacaacagcagcagcagccttctGTTTGCCACCAAATCCCTGAATCCCATCCTGGGCACCAAGGAACGCGATGAGCCTTCGATGAGTTCCGTGGGTCCAACCATGTGGCTGGGCGCTCAGGATGGCTGGCTGTATGTGCACAGCAGCGTGGGCAGGTGGCACGAGTGCCTGCATCGGGTTCTCCTGCCGGACGCTGTTCTGGCGATTGTCCATGTTGAGTCGAGGGTGGTTGTGGCCCTGGCCAATGCCCAGCTGGCCGTGTTCCGCCGCCAGACAGACGGCCAATGGGATCTGAATAGCTATCACCTGGTGACGCTCGGTGATCGCAACCATTCGATACGTTGCCTCTGTGTGGCCGGCGAACGCATTTGGGCGGCTCACCGCAACAAGATCTTCATCGTTGACCCCGTATCGCTCAATATTGTGCACTCGCTGGACGCGCATCCGCGCAAGGAGAGCCAGGTGCGACAAATGGCTGCCACGGGAGCAGGTGTATGGGTTTCTATCAG ACTGGACTCCACGCTGCGGCTGTACAACACGCACACGTTCGAGCACAAGCAGGACGTGGACATTGAACCCTATGTGTCCAAGATGCTGGGCACTGGCAAGCTGGGCTTCAGCTTTGTCCGCATCACCGCCCTGATGGTGTCCTGCAACAGGCTGTGGATCGGCACCAGCAATGGCGTCATCATTTCAGTGCCACTGGCCGAGGTCCAACAGAAGACGTCAT CTGATCCCCATGGCCAGATGCCGCTGTGTTGCATGGCCAACGCTCAACTCTCCTTCCATGGCCACCGGGATGCGGTCAAGTTCTTTGTGTCTGTGCCGATGCTCCAGCAGCCCAGCATGAACGGCGGTTTGACCTTCAGCAACAAGCGTCCCGATATGCTGGTCATGTGCGGCGGCGAGGGCTACATTGATTTTCGCATAA GACATGATAAGTTCGATGCTAGCGATAATGCAGCGCACTTGATAGTTTGGAAAGTCGATACGTAA